The Microbacterium luteum nucleotide sequence TGTTCCAGAGGAGCATGCCCACCCTCTGGGACGGGAGGATGGTCCTCGCAGCCGCGACGCATCGCCTCCTCCTCCGAGCGCGGCCGCGAAGGCCTTCCTCGGGCCCACTTGACGTAAGGCGCGCGTGTGTGGCAGAATCAATTTCTGCACATCAGAAACTATGCCTCGGCCCGCTTCGACGTGCGACGTCGGAGCGGTGTCGAAGCATTACACTACGGATAGGCGCGACGATGAGCACTTCCAGCATGACGATCTACGACGAGATCCGTCGCGGAATGATACCGGCGTACATCTACAACGACGCGGAGATCTTCGCGCGCGAACGAAAGAACCTTTTCAGCCGCGCCTGGCTGTTCGTGGGCCACGAGTCCGAGATTCCTCAGGCCGGCGACTACGTCGTCCGGCGAATACTCGACGACTCGTTCATCATCGTCCGCGACGAGAAGGGTGAGATCCGCGCCCACTTCAACATGTGCCTGCATCGCGGCATGCAGGTCTGCCGGGCCGAGATGGGGAACGCCTCGCACTTCCGCTGCCCGTACCACGGGTGGTCCTACCGCAACGACGGACGCATCGTCGGACTCCCCTTCCACGAGGAGGCCTACGGCGGCGAGGCCGGGTTCAGCCGAAAGGGCGCACGGCTCCTGCCGGCGCCGAACCTCGGTATGTACAACGGCCTGATCTTCATCAGCATGGACCCGGATGCGCCGAGCCTCGAGGACTACATCGGCGACTTCAAGTTCTATCTCGACTACTACACCCGGCAGAGCCCCAGCGGCATCGAGCTCCGGGGCCCGCAGCGGTGGCGCGTCAAGGCGAACTGGAAGATCGGCGCCGAGAACTTCGCCGGCGACATGTACCACACGCCCCAGACGCACACCTCGGTCGTCGAGATCGGGCTGTTCCGCGAGCCGAAGGCCGAGAAGCGCAAGGACGGCAACACATACTGGGCCGGCAACGGAGGCGGCACGACCTACAAGCTCCCGCCGGGCACGCTCGAGGAGCGGCTGCGGTACGTCGGCTACCCGGACGAGATGGTCGAGCGGATGAAGGCGACCTGGTCTCAGGAGCAGCTCGATGTCATCGGCCGCGACGGGTTCATGATCTCCGCGGCCTCGCTCTTCCCGAACATGTCCTTCGTCCACAACTGGCCCAAGGTCGAGGAGGGTTCGGACGAGGACGTGCTCCCGTTCATCTCCATCCGGACGTGGCTTCCGATCAGCGAGGACGAGACCGAGGTGTACTCCTGGTTCGCGGTCGACGCTGAGGCTCCGGAGGAGTTCAAGGCACTGTCGTACAAGGCCTACCTGATGTGCTTCGGGTCGACGGGCATGTTCGAGCAGGACGACGTGGAGAACTGGGTCTCGCTCACGAACACGGCGAAGGGATCAATGGCGCGGCGCCTGCTCCTGAACAGCCGCATGGGCATCCTCAAGGATGGATCGCCGGTCGTCGAGCCGCTCGGCCCCGACCAGTTCGCCGGCCCCGGCGTCGCGCACGTGGGCTACGGCGAGTACAACCAGCGCCATCTGCTCCACCGCTGGGCGGACTACCTGGAGTCGGAGTACGAGGGCGTCGACTTCCGTGCCCTGTCGATCGGCGGCGAGCCGCCACTGGATGTCGAGCCCCGACCTGCGGGCATCACGAACAATGGTCAGAAGGTGGTCCGATGATCGAGGAGACCGGCAAGGCAGTTTCCGAAGTCTCCCGGCTTCGCAAGTCGTCAACCCTCGCCGACCGGGTGGGCTCGTCCCTGCCCTTCACGAGCGAGCTGCACGCCACGATCCATCGCTGGCTCGTCGAAGAGGCCTACACTCTCGACCAGCAGCGGTATGAGAGCTGGCTGGACATGCTGACGGAAGACATCCACTACGTCATGCCCGTCCGCGTGACCACCGCACTCGGCACGCCCTTCAGCACGTCCCCCGGGATGGCGCACTGGGACGAGAACAAGTACTCGCTCAGCCGGCGCGTCGCACGGTTCCTTACCGAGCATGCCTGGACCGAGGACCCTCCGTCCCGGCTGCGTCACTTCGTGACCAACGTGCGGGTGTTCGAGACCGACGTGCCCGGCGAGGTGCTCGCCGACTCCGCGATGCTGCTGTTCCGCAGCCGAGGAGACGTGAACGAGCCGTCGATCATCTCCGCCCACCGGGAGGATGTGTTCCGTGACGTCGGAGGCGAGTACAAGCTCGCGCGCCGCGTCATCCTCGTCGACGAGTCGGTGCTGCGCACCCAGAACCTGGCGATCTTCCTGTGACCCTGGAGTGGGAAGGCGCCGACGTCGATCGGGCCGCCGCGATCGCCGCCGCCGAGGAGCGCGCACGTTTGGTCGCGCGCACCGTCGGCGAGCCGCTCACGATCGCCAACGAGTTCTCTGAGATCACGGTGAGCCGGGTCGAGACCCGCAACGGGACGCGTCTGCTCATCGACTCTCCGAAATCCGGACAATGGATCGCACTCGACCCGCTCGAGCTGGAGGCGCTCACCTGGCAGACCGTCCAGACGTTCTCAGCGATGATCGGGTCGCCGTACGCGCCCGTGTTCCCCGACCCCGACCCATCATCAACGAGGAATGACCATGGCCACGGTGAAGGCTGACCTCTCCCTCTGCCAGGGCTACGCGAACTGCGTCGTGGCCGCGGGAGACTACTTCGACATCGACGACGACGGCAAGGTCGTGCTCTTGCAGCTCGAGGTGCCGGACGCGGAGCGCACTCGCGTCGAGGAAGCCGCCCGAAGCTGCCCGGTCTCGGCGCTGTCTGTCGAGGGTTGAGCCGATTCGCATGTCTCACGTCGTCGTCGTCGGTGCTTCCGTCGCCGGAGTCAAGCTCGTACAGAATCTTCGTTCGGAGGGGTTCACCGGCGCGATCACGCTGGTGGACCAGGAGAGCCATCCCCTCTACGACCGTCCCCCGCTGTCGAAGAAGTACCTCAGCGGCGCCGCATCCGACCCGGAGATCGCGCTGACGACGGCGGAAGCGCTCGAAGGCCTGCGGGTCGAGACCCGTTTCGGCGTCGCCGCGACCGAGCTGGATCCTGCCGGCAAGACGCTGACGCTCGCCGACGGCAGCGAGCTGACCTACGACATCCTCGTCATCGCGACGGGTGCCCGAGCTCGCCGAACCCCGTGGGCTTCCACTCCCGGCGTCCACGTGCTGCGTACCCGCGCCGATGCCGACGAGCTGCGCAAGGAGCTCGTTCCGGGCCGCCACCTCGCGGTGGTCGGCGCCGGATTCATCGGCGCCGAGGCGGCCGCCACAGCGCTTGCGGCCGGTGTCAAGGTCACCATCATCGAACCGATCGGTGCTCCGATGGGCCGGGCGATGAATATGGAAGTGGGCGGTATCTTCGCGGAGAAGTACCGCAGGGAGGGTGCTGAGCTACGCTTCGGCGTCTCCGTCGAGAACGTCGAGCGCACGGGTGACCGCGTCCAGGTCACGCTCACCGATGGCGCGACGCTGGATGTCGACGCTGTCCTGCTCGGTATCGGAGCGGTCGTCAACACGGAGTGGCTCGAGTCGTCGGGCCTCGCGCTGGATAACGGTGTCGTCTGCGAAGGCACGCTTGCCGCCGTCGGCGTCTCCCACGTGTATGCGATCGGCGACGTGGCACGATTCATGAACCGACGGCATCCCGACCCGATCCGGTTGGAGCACTGGACGAGCGCGACGGATCAGGCGCTGATTGTCGCGCATAACATCGCTCACCCGGATGACCTGCGCAGCTACGACCCGACGGAGTATGTGTGGAGCGACCAGTACGACTGGAAGATCCAGATCGTCGGGCATACCGGATCTGATCACTGGACGATGGTGGGCGACCCTGCGCAGGACCGCTTCGCCGTCGTGTACGGCGAGAGCCAAGGGCAGGCCGAAGGTGCCGTCATCGTGAACTGGCCGCGTGCCCTCGTCGACGCCCGCCGCTCGGTCGCCTCGCGAGCGAAGGCGGACGAGCTGATACATCGGCTGCGCGCCCTCCTCGAGCCCTCGAGCACGGCTCCGGCGAAGGCGGCCGCCCGATGAGAGCTGACGACACCACCCTCCCCCTCCTGCACGGTCACCGCATCCCGCGAATCGGGGTGGGCACGTGGCCACTCACGGGAGACGAGTGCGCAACGATGGTCGAGAAGGCGGTCGGCTACGGTTACCGCCTGTTCGATACGGCGTACAAGTACGCGAATGAGGAGGCCGTCGGTGCCGGTCTGCGTGCATCGGGCATCCCTCGTGACGAGGTCTTCATCACGAGCAAGTTCAACAAGGAGGACCACAGCGTCGAGGGAGTGCAGCGCGCGTACGACCGATCGCTGAAGACCCTTCGCGTCGACTACCTCGATCTGTTCCTGATCCATTGGCCGGTTCCGGCCCTCGACCGATACGTCGAAGCGTGGAAGGGTCTGGTGAGACTGCTCGAAGAGGGACGAGTGAAGGCGATCGGCGTCTCCAACTTCAAGTCTCACCACCTTCAGCGCGTCGTCGACGCGACCGGTGTCGTCCCCGACGTCGATCAGATCCAGCTCAGCGTCGACATCGCCCGTGTCGAACAGCGCAGCTTCCAGCGCGCTCACGGCATCCTGACCGAGGCGTGGAGCCCGCTCGGACGCGGAGGAGCCCTGCTGTCCGATCCCGCGGTGACCGCGATCGCGTCGAAGTATGACAAGTCGCCCGCACAGGTCCTACTGCGCTGGCACATCGAGGAAGGGATCGTTCCCGTCCCGCGCGCCGGCGATGAGAAGCATCTCGCGCAGAACATCGACGTCTTCGATTTCACGCTCAGCTCGGAGGATATGGCGACGCTGAGTGGGCTGGATCAAGGCGAAGAAGCCGCCCGCGACCCGGACGATCCGGCCAACGGGCACTGAGGCCCACGGCGGCGGGTCGGTCGCTCCCGCAGCCACGCTCATCAGCGGCGTGTTCGCGTGCGCAGCGCATCCATGGGCGCTACGACGACCCGGGCCGGTTCACCCCAACAGTTCGGCGAGGCGGATCGCGGCGTCCTGCAGTGACCGCGCTAGGGACTTGACCTTGCCCGGCGGTAACCGCTGCACGGGCGCGGAGGCGTTGATCGCCAGTCGCAGTCCCGACGAGACGTGGACCGGGACCGCGACGCTCGCCACGCCGTCCTCGCTTTCCTGCCGATTCACGGCATAACCGTCCAGTCGTGTCCGAACCAGTTCGGCGACGAGTTCGTCTCGGGAACGTATGGAGTTCGGTGTGACGATCTCGAGCTGCTCGTCCGGGTACAGCCGGAAGAGCTGCTCGTCGCTCAGCTCGGCAAGCAGCGCCTTGCCGGTCGAGGTGCAATGCGCCGGCAGGGTCTTGCCCAGTCTCGAAACCACGCGCACGGCCACATCGGGCTCGGCAACGGCGAGGAATCGGACATGGTTGCCCTCGAGCGTGCCCAGGTGGCAGGTCTCACCGAGGGCGGCGCTGAGGTCCTCGAGGATCGGCTGCGCCAGTCTCGGGACATCCATCCTGCGCAGCACCGAGAAGGCCACCGTCGTCAGCGCCGGGCCAGGGCCGTAAGCCTTGGTCACCGGGTTCTGCCGCACGAAGCCGCGCCATGCCAGCATCGCGAGAAGTCGGTGCGCGGTCGAGGTCGCCACCCCGAGGAGGGCACCGGCGTCCGTGAGCCGCAGCTCGTGCTCCTCACCCAGCAGCAGGATCAGCTTCAGCGCGTTGTCGACCGACTCGATCGGATACTGGGGTGGATCGCCCGGCGACCCGAGCTGTCGATTCTGCACGGCAGAAAGCTTACTTGCAACGTGGGCGCGCTCCTCCTGCACCGCGCGCTCCGATGCCGACCCGACAGGCGGGAGGATCGTCTCCGCGGTGCCACTGCAGCCCGTGCCACCCCACGCCGCCCGCGTGGCTCCCTGTGACGGCCCCGACGGCCCAGGCGCTCTACGGTCGGAGCAGGACCTTCAGGCTGCTGGACGCGTCGCGGGACTGCTCGAAGGCGGCGGCGGCATCGTCGAAGGCGAACTCGTGGGTCGCCAGCGGCGACAGATCGATCCCCTGGGCGTCGGACGCCTGACGATCGACTCGAGGACGGCCTCGTACTCGCGATGAGCGATGGCGAACGACTGCGGGTGCCACAACTGATAGATGTGTAAGCAGCGTTCCGGGTAGGAGTCCACTACCCGCCCCAACGGGATGTCTGCACGCGCGACGCAGCAGCGGAGGAACGCGTGGTGCGCCACCAGCCAGGCGCCCATGTCACCGACTGCCAGCGCCGCATCCATTAGCGTCCCGTACTCGCGCGAAGCGCCGATCTCGGAGCGCAGCATCCGTCCACCGTCCGGCGCGCGCCTAAGGACTCCAGCTGAAGCCGGACACCGTAGAGCTGGTCGACCTCTTCTACGTCCGGGTGATACACCGTCGCTCGGCGATGGTATCGGCCTCGTTTGAGCCTTTCTTCCCGCAGCAAGCGAAACGCCTCGTGCAAATGACCTCCCCGTCGATCCAGGTCTTTCAACTTGGGTGAGTCCCATAGCGTGGTGTCACTTCCCACAGGGTCCTCGTCGTCGTTGACGAAGTGAGGGCCATCGTGGGAGACCAGTTGTTCCGCCAAGAACCCTGAAAGTGATCCCACGATGACCCAGTACCAGTCTGCCTTGACGACCTTGATCGGCGAAGTCCTCGCCGATCCCGACCTCGCCCACTCGGACGTGTTCCGTCGGATGCTGCAGGCCGGCCTGCAAGACCTGATCGACGCGGAAGCGACGATGAAGATCGGCGCGGCCCCGCACGAGCGCACCCCGGAGCGCACCACCCGCCGCAACGGGACCCGCCCGAAGACCCTCGCGACGCCGGCCGGGGAAGTCGACCTTGCGATCCCGAAGCTGCGGGAGGGGTCGTTCTTCCCCAGCTTGCTGCACCCGCGCCGCCGGGTCGACAAAGCGCTCTACGCGGTGATCTGCCAGGCCTGGATCGATGGGGTCTCCACACGGAAGGTCGACCAGCTGATCCGAGCGTTGGGCAACGACACCGGCATCTCGAGGTCGACGGTGTCCCGGATCTGCGGGGAGATCGACGAGGCCGTGCAGGAGTTCCTGCACCGTCGCATCGATCACACCTGGTTCCCCTATCTGTTCCTCGACGCCACCTACCTCGACGTCCGGGTCCGCGGCCGCGTCGTCTCGCAAGCCCTCGTCGTCGCGACCGGCGTCAGCGGTGACGGCCGCCGGGAGATCCTCGGGATGGCGCTCGGCGACGCGGAGACCACGGACTTCTGGACCGAGTTCCTCCGCGGCCTGCGCGACCGGGGGTTGAAGGTCGCGACCGACGCGGACCCGCTCGGCGTCGCCTTGGTCACATCCGACGCGCACGCCGGCCTGAAAGCCGCGGTCAAGGCGATCCTGCCCGGGTCCGGGTGGCAGCGTTGCCGCGTCCACTTCGCGCGAAACGTGACCCAGAAACTCGGATCGGCCCGCTCGAAGCCGGTCAACGCGATGATCACCACGATCTTCGCGCAAACCACCCCCGAAGCCGTCACCGCGCAATACCGGGCCGTGACCGACGGGCTCCGCTCGTCGTTCCCCGAGATCGCCGACATGCTCGCCGCCGCCGAGGCAGACCTCACCGGGTTCGCGGTCATGCCACGCGAGCATTGGCAGAAGATCTGGTCGAACAACCCCATCGAGCGACTGAACCGCGAGATCAAACGTCGCGCCGACGTCGTCCAGATCTTCCCCGACCGCGACAGCGTCACCCGGCTCATCGGCGCCGTCCTGCAAGAGCAGCACGAGGAATGGCAGTACGGCGAACGCCGCTACTTCTCCGACATCTCCATGCGCAAGCTCATCCACACCCTCCACGAGCACACCGAGACACCCCGCGCCGAGCTCTACCTCACCGCCTGACCCCACCCATCAGGAACAACCGAAGTGACACCACGCCACGGGACTTGACCTTCAACTTTCCATCCTGCGTGAGGCGGCAGTGGCGGTGACACTCCACTGCTCGGAAGAGCACTATTTCGCGCTATTGATCCGGACCCCGATGGTCGGAAGCTGTTCAGTGCCGCGTCATCGGCGCAATACGCTGGGAGACGGGGCTTCCTCTGCCCCGGGAGGACACCATGCAACCAGATAACCTCACGGTCACGGCTCGGGTGGCGCGCACAGCCGTCCCCGGGCGGCTGGACGATCTCACCGAGTGGGCGCATGGTTTCACCGGCCGGGCCCAGTCGTTCCCCGGCTACCGGGAGTCGAAGGTCCGAGTCTCGGAACGGCACCGGCGCCAGGTTGTCGTCGAGATCACGTTCGCTTCCCCCCATGACCTCATCCGGTGGGAGGACAGTAAGGAGCGGCAGGCGCACCTGCAACAGGCCGTGCCGCTCACGATCGGGCAGGCCCGTCCACTGACTCCGGACGCCCTCACCGGTGCAATCCCGACGGCCGGTCCCGCGCGCCCGCGGTGGTGGACGGCGATTTTAGTGTGGATCGCGCTGGTACCGCCTGCCATGTTCAACGCCTACTTCATCGCTCCGCTCCTGACCGGCCTGCCGCCGTACCTCCAGATCCTATGTACGACGCCACTGACCGTCGCGTGCGTCATCTGGGTGATGTTGCCTCTATTGCACGCGCTCGAGGAGAGCATCCGCCACTGGCTCGCGTGGCGGCGCGGGCGCTGAGCGTCTGCCCCATTAGGCGCTGTCGCGGCGGGCAAAGCCCTCTCCGCTCCCTCTTGTCAATCTTGCCTACCTTGGTGAGGGGCATGTCGTCGACGGCGATCAGCCGCTCGGGGTGCTTATGCTTAGCCACCCCGGCGGACTCCATGGCGGCGCGGATCCGTTCGAGCCCGAGCGGGCCGCCCTCCTTGAGACTCACGTAGACGCATACCCGCTCGCTGAACACGGGGTCGAGCATCGCGACGGCGGCCGCTAGATCGAAGCTGTCATAGCGGTAGACGAGGTCCTCCACCTCTTCGCACGAAATCTTCTCGCTGCCTCGGTTGATCATGTCGAGATGTAGCCATCCTCGGTGAAGGACCGCGCGTTCGTCTCAGGTGCGCGGTAGCATCCGCGCGGGGTGTAGCGGATCGGTTTCCTGCTCGAGCATAGATCGACGGCTCATCAGATGCCTCCAGAGTTCTTTTCGTCGGTTATGTCGGTGTGGTGATCAGCGGCGGCGCTGGCGCTTGCCGCCCCAGAACGCGCGGACTGCCATGGTGATCGCTTCGTCTTTGGTGAGGCGATCACCACGGGCCGCGGCTTCGTCGCGTGCCTGGTTGATGTACTCGAAGACGTCCGGAGGTAGTCGGAAGGTCGCGGGGTGTTTTTCGATGCGCTGGACATTGTACGGGCCGCGCTTCTTGCCGGTGCGGGGCGACGTGTCACACCCCAATCAGGGCGGCTTCGACGTCGTCATCGGCAACCCACCCTACGTCAACCGGCGCGAGCTCAGCTACCGCATCACCGGCTTCGAGACAGACAACGTCGACGACATCTACGCCTCCTGCTGCGAGCGCTCGGCGCAGATCACGCGCCCGGATGGCCGGCTCAGCCTGATCGTTCCCATCCGCAGCCAGTTCGCCGATCGCGACGAGTCACTGCGGAAGTTCTACGAGCGGCGGTTCGATGCGATCTGGGTGAGCACCTTCCAGGAACGCCCGGCTGCCCTGTTCCAGGTGAAGGTGCGCAGCACGATCATCACCGCCGCCGGGTATGGCAGCGTCTCCGAGCTGCACACGACGCTCACCCACAGCTGGATCGAGGCGTTCCGTCCGCATCTGATGGCGACACTGCGGTATTCGCTTCGGCCCGCCGGCTCGCGGACCCCGAACTGGATGCGCGCCAGCAGCGACGCGATGTTCGAGCTGATCGACACGCTGCTTGCGAAGGGCACGATCTCCTCGACGCCGCTTGTCCGTGTGAGCGACTACTCCGTCGGTTTCAAGAAGACCGCCACGTACTTCCTGAGCACGTACACGGTGCCGCCGGTCACCTACGACAAGACCACGCACGCCACGGTGCCCCTCAACGAGGGGAAGCTGTTCGTTCAGAACCGGAAGGACCAGCTCGCGGCCAGCGCGATCGCGGCGTCGCGGCTGGCGTTCCTGTGGTGGACGTTCACGGGCGACTGCTTCAACGTCACCAAGGGCACGATGTCGCAGATCCCATTCTCCCCGCACGCTTACGGGCAGGACACGTTCGATGCTCTGGTGGAGCTCGGCGAGAGGATCGAGGAGGCGCTGCCGGCCGTGCGCTCCTGGGATCTCAACTCCGGGAAGTACGTGGGCGGGTACGCGATCCCCGAACTGCGTCATCTCACCGGTCAGGCCGACGAGATCATGCTGGAGGCGATCGGCCGCATCGATCTGCTGCCGGAGATCCAGTACGCCCACGCCCGGATGTACAAGAGCACCGGGATTTCCGCGACGACACTGCGAAAGTTGCCGTTCGAGGTCGAGGTGTGACGCGCGACATCCGCACGGGTCCTTTGCCCTCGAGCGACTGCGATCGTTCGTCCGGGTCAGGATCCTCTGAGTGATGGATATGACAGGTAGGCGCTACCGGATGAGTTGACCCATCTCCCAGTCGCCGAGAGGGATCGTCCGACAAGTTCTGTCAGCGGTCCAAGCGGGACGGTGGCGGTCAGGTTGATCATCGCCGCACAGCATAGAACGCGTTCTCGAACTCGATGGGCGGGACGACACACCGACAGCGGTGGGGTGCCTACCCTTCTCAGGCGGAGTCACGGAGCGAGGTGACAAGCTCCGCGGGGAGGGCAAAGACCTTCTCGAGCAACGGGAGAAGGTCCCGGACTGCCTCGAGGTGCTGCTCTTCGGTCAGATCGTCGATCGCCGGAGGCTCGTCGCCAGTCCAGCCGATCGCTTCCGCCACGATCGTCAGGGACCAGGAGTCCCACCTGAGCCGCCCCTCGGATCGCAGCTGCTCCCGGAACTGACCGAGCACGCCCACGGGCTGAAACGCATTGCGATCGCGCGCGAGCTCGTCGCGAACGTACAACATCGCCGTTTCGAAACCGAGCAGGAACGTGTGCACTCGCTCGAACGTGACGGGCTGCCCGATATACATTCCGGATCGCTTCACGAATGCCTCGGCGATCGAGTAGACCGGCAACTCGGCCGGCCCGTTAGTTTCACTCATCTCGACTTCCCTGCCAGCAGCTCAGGAGACGGTCATTACCCGCGGCGCCGTTTGCGGCCCCAGTAGGCGCGAAGCGCAACGGTGACGATCTCGTCCTTGGTGAGGCGGTCGCCGCGGCTGGCTGCATCCTGCTTGGCCCAGTCCATCAGTTCAAGCGCGTCGTCGGGGAGACGGATCGAGACGGGCTTCTTCTGGACGTAGACGACGTTGTAGGGCCCCCGCTTCTTCTTCGCCGGCGGTGGCGTCTCCGCCTCGGCCGACTCAGGAGGCGTCGCGCTCGCCGCTGCCGGCTTCTGGCTTGCGCGAGGTGCGCGTGCGGGTGCTTCGGACGTCGCTGCCTGGTCGACGTCGCTGGTGACTTCCTCAGCGGGGGGCGCGGCCTTGCGTGCGCGGGGCTTCGCTGCAGCTGTGGGCTTCTTCGGGGCGGCCATGGTCACTGACCACCTCCTCGGTTTCCACGGCGGCGAGCGCGGCGCTCCTCGATGCGCCGCTTCTCTTCCATGCTGATGAGCTCCGCCGGCGACAGCGAGCGGGGGCGGCGAGTGCGGCCGCGCTCGGCCTGCCTCTGGTACTCGGTCGTCTTGGCCGTGCTGACGACGTTGAGGGTGACGCCGGTGATGGTGTCGCGGCTGGTGTCGAGGTTCACGTATCGGTTCTTCGACTCTTCGCGGAACCAGCCGAGGGCGTCGCCGCCGTTCTCGTGGATGCGCTTGAGCATCGTCGAGGCGTTGTACGAGTTGACCTCCATCACGCGGCCGTTGGAGAAGGTCAGGTGGGCGGTGATCTGCTTCTGCTTGTCGTGGGACTGGCCCTTGGCGGCGTTGCGGACCTGCTTGATCAGTTCGGCGTTCGCCTGCTCGCGGCCCTTCGCGGTGCGGCCCTTGGGGATGCGCATCTCGATGTACCGGTCGCCCCCGGTGGCGTATGCCACGTCGACGCGCAGCCGACCACCCTGGCGACCCTCAACGTAGGTGCCGCTGAGGTCTTCGGGGATGACGGGCTTGGCGCCGGCCTTGCCTCGCACGGGGGCGATCGAGCCGTCCTTGCGCCGGCGCCGCGGCGGGACGTGGGTGAGGCGTCCGGTGTCAGCGAGCTCCTGGAGCGCCTGGCGGTAGAGGGCGCCGCTGGTTTCGCCGTTGAGGATCTTGCGGACCATTCGAGGCGAGCGGTGCAGCTCCTCGGCGATCTCGGCCGTGCTGATGCCCTTGCGCCGCAGATCGCGGATGAGGTCTTGGGCGGTGCGCTGCTGGTCAGCCATCAGCCCTTCTCCTCTGCCTGCTCGAGCGCCTTGGCGATGCCGGCCCGCTCGGCACGTGCTTTCAGCGCGTCACGCTGCCGCAGCGTCTCCGGCGTGATGAAGGATCCGTTGAGGTAGCCCTGCAGGCGCAGGCGCCCGGTCTTGCCGTCGTCGCCGCCGCCGATGAACCGGTCCGGCAGGGACCACGCCGGCAGCTTGGTCGTGTAGATCGCATCACCCTGGATGCCGATGAGCGTCGAGGGGTCGACCGTGAGAGCACCGGAGGTGTAGCCGCCGAGGGAGCTGGGGCCGTGGAGGACGCGAGCGCGTGCGCGACCCCAGACCTGGGCGGCGAGCTCCGGGTGGTAGAAGCTTCGGGTGCGGTCGTTCGGGCGCGACGGGATGCGATAGATCCAGAGGTTGCCCTGTCGCAGCATCTTGGCCCTGTACTCGGGCGGGACGTCATCGGGCGACGCGGCGACGCGGGTCTCGTCGCGGCCCGCGGCGGCGAATGCACCGATCGAGTGCAGCATGATGTTCCGCAGCGCGGCGAGCACAGCGCGGCGCAGGTCCGGGTGCATCTCGTCCTGCAGCTGGACTCGCTCGCGGGCGCGCGTCATGCGCTCGGTGAAGGTGTCTAGAGGCTTGGCCTTGCGGAACACCACGGCCTCGTGAGGGCGGATCTCCCACCCGTGCTTGAGGGCGACGTGGATCTCGCTGCCGTCGGCCCAGGTGTCGTGCACCGCTCCGGGCCGGTTCGGATAGAACCAGCCTTCGCGAACGTCCAGGTGCTTCACACCGAGCAGGCCAACGTGGTTCCAGCCCTGAGGGACGCGGAACCGCACGTGGAAGCGGGCGCGCGCGTAGGGGTCTTGCTCGAGCAGCTCGTACGCGGCGGCCTGGTTCAGCCGGATCGCGGGGCCGATACCGAGCTCGCGCCCGACGCCGGCGAACATGAACCGGCCGTCGACGTAGGCGAACTCGCTGATCTTCTTCGTCTTGGCCGGGTCGATCAGCGGGACGCAGTCCTCGTGCTTGGCGAACGACTC carries:
- a CDS encoding SAM-dependent methyltransferase is translated as MSHPNQGGFDVVIGNPPYVNRRELSYRITGFETDNVDDIYASCCERSAQITRPDGRLSLIVPIRSQFADRDESLRKFYERRFDAIWVSTFQERPAALFQVKVRSTIITAAGYGSVSELHTTLTHSWIEAFRPHLMATLRYSLRPAGSRTPNWMRASSDAMFELIDTLLAKGTISSTPLVRVSDYSVGFKKTATYFLSTYTVPPVTYDKTTHATVPLNEGKLFVQNRKDQLAASAIAASRLAFLWWTFTGDCFNVTKGTMSQIPFSPHAYGQDTFDALVELGERIEEALPAVRSWDLNSGKYVGGYAIPELRHLTGQADEIMLEAIGRIDLLPEIQYAHARMYKSTGISATTLRKLPFEVEV